A genomic window from Silene latifolia isolate original U9 population chromosome Y, ASM4854445v1, whole genome shotgun sequence includes:
- the LOC141626879 gene encoding 1,4-alpha-glucan-branching enzyme 3, chloroplastic/amyloplastic-like: protein MTLPMVIAHSPDQKLSIRLELDKEGGSREYGDWLPSRISVMILNSDEKKYGGQGAINTDQYLQRSIRKRIYGLHKCRIYGLQNFIQLPLHSRTTQAYK, encoded by the exons ATGACACTGCCTATGGTCATTGCTCATTCACCTGACCAGAAACTGAGTATCCGGCTTGAGCTAGATAAGGAAGGTGGGAGTCGGGAATATGGCGATTGGCTACCGAGTAGAATCTCAGTG ATGATATTGAATTCTGATGAGAAGAAATATGGTGGTCAAGGAGCCATCAACACTGACCAATATCTCCAAAGAAGTATTCGAAAGAG AATCTATGGTCTACATAAGTGCAGAATCTATGGTCTACAGAACTTTATACAACTACCATTGCATAGCCGTACTACTCAG GCCTACAAATGA